The genomic region GCTCGCACCCGACGCCGGAGGAGCAGCTGGCGGCGGTGCGCGAGGTGATCCGCGAGGTCGGCGCGGTGAACGTGCCCGAGATCGTGGTGATCAACAAGGCGGACGCGGCGGACCCGCTCGTCCTGCAGCGGCTGCTGCGCATAGAGCGGCACTCCATCGCCGTCTCGGCGCGCACGGGCATGGGCATCGAGGAACTCCTCGCGCTCATCGACACCGAGCTGCCGCGGCCCGAGGTCGAGGTGGAGGCCCTGGTGCCGTACACCCGCGGATCGCTGGTGGCCAAGGCACACGCCGAAGGTGAGGTGATCTCCGAGGAGCACACCCCGGAGGGCACCCTGCTCAAGGCGCGGGTCCACCCGGAGTTGGCGGCGGACCTGGCGCCGTACGCGCTGGCGAAGCGGTGACACGCTGACGCACTGACGTGCTGACGTACATGTGAGAAAGGCCGGGGCCCCCTGCGGTGCAGGGGGCCCCGGCCTTTCTCCGTCGTTCCGTGACTACTTGAACTTGCCGCTCACCGCGGTGAAGATGCCCTGCGCCTCCGGACCCAGCCGAGGTCCGGCCAGCCAGCCCGCCTTGGCCGGGCCGATCGAGGTGTTCGACACCAGCGCGGGCTTGCCGTCCGCGCCCGCCGCGACCCAGCCGCCACCGGAGGAACCGCCGGTCATGGTGCAGCCGATGCGGTACATCACGGGGTCGTTCGCCGTCAGCGACAGCCGGCCCGGCCTGTCCGCACACTGGTAGGCCTTCTGGCCGTCGAAGGGCGCCGCCGCCGGGTAGCCGGTGGCCGTGATGCCCGCGACCTTCGGCACCGCCGGGGCGTTGAACTCCACCGGGAACGCAGAACCGACCGTCTCCTCCAGGGACTTGCCGCTGCCCTTCTCCGGAGTCACGTGCAGCACCGCGAAGTCGTACGGGGCACCCGCGCCGCCGGTCGGGCCGCCGTTCGCGATCCACTGGTCGGAGGTCTGCGCCCAGTCGCTCCACCAGACGCCGTACGGGGCCACCTGCTCGCGGGGCGCGCCCTTGAGCTGCGCCGCCGGCCTGCCCGCGTTGTTGTAGGACGGGACGAAGGCGATGTTGCGGTACCAGCCGCCGGACTTGCCCGCGTGCACGCAGTGGCCCGCCGTCCAGACCAGGTTGGACTTGCCGGGGTGGGCCGGGTCCTTGACCACGGTCGCCGAGCAGACCATCGAGCCCTCGGGACCGTCGAAGAAGACCTTGCCCGCCTGCGGAACGCTCGTGTGGTAGGGCGTGTTCGCCGCCCTGGCCGTCACCGGTGCCGGGGTCGGGTCGGTCACGCCCTGGTCCTTGCCCGCGTCCGGGTCGACGGCCGGCTGCTGCGGCTGCTCGGCGTCACGCATGCGGTCCGGGTCCCACAGGCCCTCGATGATCGGGTTGACGTAGTCGCCCGCCTCGCGGAGCCAGTCCTCCTTCTTCCAGTTCTTCCACGCACCCCCCTTCCACTTCTCCAGGTCGATGCCGTGCTCCTTGAGCCTTTCCTTGAGCCCGTCCGGGATCTTGATCCCGTCGTTGCCAGGAAGGCTCGCCGCCACGGTCGGCTTGGCGTCGCCGCCGGCCTCCCCGTCGCCGGGGCCGCAGGCCGCGGCGGTCAGCGCGAGCGCGGCCGCGCACAGGATCGCGGTGACCGGTCGGTTCGGTCGCATGTCGTTCGTCCCCCTGGTGGTTTCGAGGCGTGGAGTGCAGCACCCCACTATGCCGCCGTGGTGAGGGACGGCACAGCCCGGGGCTGTGGTTCCCCGGCCCTGCCGCCTTGCCGGGCAAGGATCTTGCGTCCACCCGTGATCCCTCGCCGTCACCGTCGTTGGTACGTACGGGGGATGGATGGGCAGCGTTCGTGTTCGAGACGCAATCCGGAAGTGCAATCCGTGCGGGAGGACGACACTCGTGGCTTTGACCGAGCCGGCCGCGGCCGAGGCCGCCGCACATAACACGCCGCAGAGCGCCCAGGGGTTCACGGCGGATTTCACGGAAGACTTCACCGAAGAGTTCACAGAAGAGTTCACGGCGGAGATCGCGCCGCAGGGCACGCGGGACATCGCGCCGCAGGTGCCGCCGCAGGGGAGCCGGGCGCCAGGGCCCGGCGCCGCCCGGGGAGTTGGCGGACCCGGCCGGTCCCTCTCCCCGGACGGCATCCTGCGCAGGCAGGCGCAGCGGGAGTCCGCCGCCAGGACGTACGCCCGCTCGCTGCCCATCGTCCCGGTGCGGGCCCGCGGGCTGACGATCGAAGGCGCCGACGGGCGCCGCTACCTCGACTGCCTCTCCGGGGCCGGAACCCTCGCCCTCGGGCACAACCACCCGGTCGTGCTCGAAGCCATCCGCAAAGTCCTCGACTCCGGGGCTCCGCTGCACGTGCTCGACCTCGCGACCCCGGTCAAGGACGCCTTCACCACCGAGCTGTTCGCCAATCTGCCGCCACAACTGGCCGCCGACGCCCGCATCCAGTTCTGCGGACCGGCCGGCACGGACGCGGTGGAGGCCGCCCTCAAACTGGTCCGCACAGCGACCGGTCGCTCGGGGCTGCTCGCCTTCACCGGGGCCTACCACGGGATGACCGCCGGAGCCCTCGCCGCCTCGGGCGGCGCCCCGGACGTACGGGTGACCCGGCTCCCGTATCCGCAGGACCACCGCTGCCCGTTCGGGATCGGCGGCCCCGAGGGGGCCGAACTCGGCGCCCGCTGGGCGGAGAACCTCCTCGACGACCCCAAGGGCGGGGTACCCGCCCCCGCCGGCCTGATCGTCGAACCCGTACAGGGCGAGGGCGGGGTACTCCCGGCCCCGGACGCCTGGCTGCGCCGGATGCGGGAGATCACCGAGGCGCGGGGAATCCCACTGATCGCCGACGAGGTACAGACGGGAGTCGGCCGCACCGGTGCTTTCTGGGGGGTCGACCACGCCGGGGTGGTGCCCGATGTGATGGTCCTGTCCAAGGCGATCGGCGGCAGCCTGCCGCTCGCGGTGATCGTGTACCGGGCGGCCCTGGACATCTGGACCCCCGGCGCCCACGCGGGCACCTTCCGCGGCAACCAGCTCGCCATGGCCGCCGGTGCCGCCACGCTCGCCTTCGTCCGCGAGAACCGGCTCGCCGAGCGCGCCGCCGCCTTGGGCGAGAGCATGCTGACGGCCCTGCGCGGCCTGGCTTCCGCCCAGCCCTGCATCGGGGACGTCCGGGGGCGCGGCCTGATGATCGGCGTCGAACTGGTCGACCCCGACACCGGGTCGGCCGCGCCGGCCCTGGCCGCGGCCGTCCGCCAGGAGTGCCTGGACCGCGGCCTGATCGTCGAACTGGGCGGCCGCCACAACGCCGTCGTCCGACTGCTCCCTCCACTGACCCTCACCGACGAGCAGGCCGCGGCGGTCCTCGACCGCCTGGCCGACGCCATCCCGGCCGCAGCCCGACGACCCCACTGACCCGGACCCCACTGACCCGGACCCCGAGGACCCGCGATGCCCGATCCGCACCAGTCCACCCCGCCCCACGGCGGGCCGCTCCCGCAGTCCCCGGCCCCCGCGGCCGCCGGACCCGCGGACCCCGCCCCCGCGCAGCACCAGGAACTCGATAGAGCCCCGGCCCCTGACCCCGACCACGGACCCCAGTCGGCCCCCGGGTCCCCCACGCCGCCCGAGCGAGGTGCCCAGGAGGCCTCCGGACCCGCCGAGGCCCAGCAACGCCCGGCCCCCGCGGCGTCTCCCGACCCCGCCTCCGGGCTTCTTCCCCCCGCGCCCCCGCCGCCGACTCCCGCCGGCCCTCCTCGGACCACCGGGCCCGGGCAGGCATCCGTACCGCCGCCCGGGGCCGCCGAACGGTACGAGGCCTCCGCCGACCGCTCCCCGGCCGACCGATCCCCGGCCGACCGATCCCCGGCCGCCGAGCCCCGTCCCGCAGTCCCGGCCCCCACCGCCGGAGCAGCGCACCAGCAGCCCCCCGCGACCGGAATCGAGGCGGCGGCCACCGTGCCGCGTCAAAAGGACGGCACGCCCAGACCCCGGCCCGGCTGGGCAGTTCGCCCCGCAGTGGCGCCGACAGCGCTGCCCGATTTCCTGGACCACCCCGACCCGGCCGTCGCCGCCGAGGGAGCGGCGGTGGAGAACCTCCTCCGCTGCTGGGTCCGCGAAGCGGGACTGCGCCGCCCCGACGGCCTCGCCGGGACCCCGCTGCGCATCCCCCTCCCCGCATCCGGCGCGGCCCTCGTCGTCCCCGTCCGGTACTGGTCCCCCACGGGATGGCACCGCTTCGGCCCCGCCCGGCTGGCGGCCGCCCCCGCCGCCGCCCCCGCCCTGGACGCTGTCACCCTGGCCGCGCTGATCGCCCGCGAGGGCACAGGCACGCGCGCGGCCACGGCCACAGCCGCGGTCACAGCCACAGCCGCGGGCTCCTGCGGCGTTCGCGGTAGCGCCGACCTCGTCGGCCGGGTCGCCGACTCGGTCCGCCGCACCGCCGAGTTCATCGCCGACCGGCGTGAACGCCCCGCCGCCCCTCCCCCCATCGGTGTGGACCGCTTCCTGACCGCCGAACAGTCTCTCCTCCTCGGTCACCCCCTCCAGCCGGACCCGAAAAGCCGCGAAGGGCTCTCCGAGACCGAAGTACGCCGTTACTCACCAGAACTCCACGGCTCCTTCCCCCTGCACTGGTTCGCCGTCGCGCCGTCCGCCCTCGCCACCGAATCAGCCTGGACCGAACGCGGCCGTCCCGTCTCCGCCACCGCGCTGCTCGGCCGGCTCGCCCCCGGACTCCCCCTCCCCGACGGCGCCACCCCCCTTCCCCTTCACCCCTGGCAGGCCCGCGACCTGCTCCAGCGCCCCGCCGTCGCCGCCCTCCGCGACGCGGGACTTCTACACGACCTGGGCCCGTACGGCGCCCACTGGTACCCCACCTCCTCCGTCCGCACCGTCCACCGCCCGGGCGCGCCCGCGATGCTCAAGCTCTCCCTGGGCCTGCGCATCACCAACTCCCGCCGCGAGAACCTCCGCAAGGAGCTCCACCGCGGTGTCGAAGTGCACCGGCTGCTCCGCACCGGCCTCGCCGAGCAGTGGCAGACGGCCCACCCCGGCTTCGACATCGTCCGCGACCCCGCCTGGGTCGCCGTCGACTCCCCGGACGGCACCCCCGTCCCCGGACTCGACGCCCTCCTGCGCCACAACCCCTTCCGCTCCGGCGACGACGCCGTCTGCGTCGCCGCGCTCACCTCGCCCCGCCCGTGGCCCGGACGGACCACCATGAGCTCCCGGCTCGCCGAGATCATCTCCGCCCTCGCCGCCGCCACCGGACGTACCACCACCGCGGTCGCCGCAGAGTGGTTCCTGCGCTACCTCGACCGTGTGGTCCTTCCGGTCCTCGCCTTCGACGCGCTCGCCGGCATCGCCCTCGAAGCGCACCAGCAGAACACCCTGGTCCTCCTCGACCCGGTCGGCTGGCCGGTCGGCGGCCGTTACCGCGACAACCAGGGCTACTACTTCCGCGCATCCCGCCGCGCGGAACTGGAGCACCGGCTCCCCGGCATCGGCAGCCTCAGCGACACCTTCGTCCCCGACGCCGTCACCGACGAACGCTTCGCCTACTACCTCGGCATCAACAACGTGCTGGGCCTCATCGGCGCCTTCGGGTCCCAGCGGCTCGCCGACGAGCGCGTGCTCCTCGCCGCCTTCCGCCGATTCCTCGGCAAGACCTCAGGCCTCGGCCCGCTCCCCGCGCGGCTGCTCGACTCGCCCACCCTGCGCTGCAAGGCGAACCTGCTCACCCGCCTGGGCGGCCTCGACGAACTCGTCGGACCCGTCGACACCCAGTCCGTCTACGTCACCATCACCAACCCCCTCCACGATTGACGCGTCGCCGCCGACGCGGGGAAGAGCCCCCATGCCCACCACAAACGCCCCCGCCGAACCCGTCGGCCGCGCCACCCACGCCACCGGCGTGGTCCGGCCCCGCGACGACACCTTCGAACTGCGACTCACCGCCGAGCTGTTGCCCCTGCTCGCCGAAGCCGACCTCCTCGACTCCCCGGCGACCTGGGGCAGCACCGACACCCCCGCCGGAGCCTTCCGCCTCGATCCCGTACGACCCGGCCGAGACCTGGAACTCCTCACCGGCTGGATGAACGACCCCGACGTGGCCGCCTACTGGGAGCTCGCCGGCCCCGCTGCCGTCACCGCCGCCCACCTGCGGGCCCAGCTCGACGGGGACAGCCGCAGCATCCCCTGCCTCGGTCTCCTCGACGGCACACCGATGAGCTACTGGGAGATCTACCGGGCCGACCTGGACCCGCTCTCCCGCCACTACCCGGCGCGCCCCCACGACACGGGTATCCACCTGCTCATCGGAGACGGCCCGAACCGCGGCCGGGGTCTGGGCACCACTCTGCTGCGCGCCGTCGCCGGCCTGGTGCTCGACAACCGCCCTCGCTGCACGCGCGTGATCGCGGAACCGGACATCCGCAACACCCCCTCCGTATCGGCCTTCCTGAGCTCCGGATTCCGCTGTTACGCGGAAATCGACCTTCCCGAGAAGCGAGCCGCCCTGATGATCCGGGAGCGGGCGCTGCGCAATCTCCTCTGACTGCCGCCCCGCACGCCCTGACCGTCGTCGCGCTCCGCACCTCTCCCTTTGATAACTCTGCGTGACGAAGCGCAGTTCCCGATCTCCGAGGAGTCCCGTGCAGAATTTTCCCTCAGCCCCCGACTCCGCCGAGCCCTCCGTGTCCCCCTCGCCCCAGTACCCCCGTACACCCCCCGAACTCAACCGCGCGACCTGGGACGGCGCCGCCAGGCGACTGCTCGCCAAGATGCTCGCCGAGTTCGCCTACGAGGAGATCATCAGCCCCGTCCCTGTCCCCGTCTCCGTCCCCACCCCCGCCCCGGCCGCCGCCGGTGACGCGTGGACCCTGACCCTGGACGACGGCAGCAGTCTCGGCTTCCGGGCCCGCCGCCGCGCCTACGGCAGCTGGGACGTCGCCCCCGACACGATCACCCTCACCCCGCCTCCTTCCTCACCGCAGCCGCCGTCCGCCTTCGGGGACCCGTACGCCTTCCTCACCCGATCCCGCACCCTCCTCGGCATCGACGGAGTCACCCTCGGCCACCTCGTCCGCGAGCTGAGCGCCACCCTCTGCGCCGACGCCCGGATCGATCACACCGCGCTCACCGCCGACGTCCTCGCCGACCTCGATTACGCCGCCCTCGAAGGCCACCAGACCGGACATCCCTGGCTCGTCCTCAACAAGGGACGCATCGGTCTCTCCGCCTCCGACACCGCCGCCTGGGCCCCCGAGGCCCGCACCCGCCAACGGCTGCCCTGGCTCGCCGCCCACACCTCGCTCGCGACCTACCGAGGCACCGCCGGCCTGGAGGATCCCGCCCGCCTCTACTCCGCCGAGCTGGACCCCGCCACCCGCGCCGCCTTCGACCAGGCCCTGCGCGACCGCGGCCTGGACCCGCTCCACTACCTCTACCTGCCGGTCCACCCCTGGCAGTGGGACGAGGTCGTCCTCCCCCTCTTCGCCCCGGCCCTCGCCTCGGGCGTCCTCGTCCCGCTCCCCGCCGATCCCGACGTGCGCCTGCCTCAGCAGTCCATCCGTACGTTCCTCAACCTCACCCGTCCCGACCGGCACAGCGTCAAGCTCCCGCTCTCCGTCTTCAACACCATGGTCTGGCGCGGCCTGCCCAGCGACCTCGCCCTCGCCGCCCCCGCCGTCACCGCCTGGATCCACTCCCTGCGCGACGCCGACCCCTTCCTCCGCGACGAATGCCGGGTCATCCTGCTCGGCGAGGTCGCCTCCGTCACCGTCCGCCACGCCGTCTACGACGAGCTTCCCGAGGTCCCGTACCAGTACAAGGAGCTCCTCGGCGCGATCTGGCGCGAGCCCCTGACCGGCCGCCTCGGATCAGGCGAGCGTGCCCGCACGCTCGCCTCGCTCCTCCACACCGACCTGCGCGGCCGTTCCTTCACCGCCGAACTCGTCGCCCGGTCCGGGCTGACCCCCGAGGCCTGGCTGCGGCGCCTGTTCGCCGCCGTGCTCCCCCCGCTCCTGCACTTCCTCTACCGCTACGGCACCGTCTTCTCCCCGCACGGAGAGAACGCCATCGTGATCTTCGACGAGCAGGACGTCCCGGTCCGCCTCGCGGTCAAGGACTTCGTGGACGACGTCAACATCAGTGCCGAACCGCTGCCCGAGCTGGACTCCCTGCCCGAAGAGGTCCGGGCGGTCCTGCTCACCGAGCCCGCGGACTTCCTGCCTCAGTTCATCCACTCCGGGCTCTTCGTCGGCGTCTTCCGCTACCTCTCGGCCCTGTGCGAGGACAGCCTCGGCGTCCCGGAGAGCGAGTTCTGGTTCCTCGTACGGGCGGAGATCCTCCGCCACCAGTCCCGCTTCCCGGAGCTCAAGGACCGCTACGAGCTCTTCGACCTGCTCGGCGAGCGCATCGGACGGCTCTGCCTGAACCGGAACCGGCTCTACGAGGACGGCTACCGCGACCGCCCCACACGCCCGCACGCCGTCCAGCACGGCACCGTACCCAACCCGCTTTACCAGCCGTGAGCCCTCGCCGGTGCCGTCACTGTCGGTGGAGCCCCGTAGGGTTGGCAGTGCTATGACGAAGCCCTCCCTCCCCGACCTGCTGCACGCCGCCGTCTCCGCCGTCGGCGGCACGGAGCGCCCCGGCCAGGTGGCCATGGCCGAAGCCGTCGCCGAAGCGATCGACGACAACTCCCACCGGCTCATCCAGGCCGGAACCGGCACCGGCAAGTCCCTCGGCTACCTGGTGCCGGCGCTCGCGCACGGGGAGCGGGTGGTCGTGGCCACCGCGACCCTCGCCCTCCAGCGCCAGCTCGTCGAGCGCGACCTGCCGCGCACGGTGGAGGCACTGCACCCGCAGCTGCGCCGCCGCCCCCAGTTCGCCATGCTCAAGGGCCGTTCCAACTATCTGTGCCTGCACCGCCTGCACGAGGGCGCGCCGCAGGACGAGGAGGAGGGCCTCTTCGACCAGTTCGAGGCGGCCACCCCCACCAGCAAGCTCGGCAAGGACCTGCTGCGCCTGCGCGACTGGGCGGACGAGACGGAGACCGGTGACCGCGACGACCTGACCCCGGGCGTCTCCGACAAGGCCTGGGGGCAGATCTCCGTCTCCTCCCGCGAGTGCCTGGGCGCGACGAAGTGCGCGTACGGGGCCGAGTGCTTCGCCGAGGCCGCGCGCGAGCGCGCCAAGCTCGCGGACGTGGTCGTCACCAACCACGCGCTGCTCGCCATCGACGCCATCGAGGGCGCCCCGGTGCTGCCGCAGCACGAGGTGCTGATCGTGGACGAGGCGCACGAGCTGGTCTCCCGGGTGACCGGGGTCGCCACCGGCGAGCTCACCCCGGGGCAGGTCAACCGTGCGGTGAAGCGTGCCGCCAAGCTGGTCGACGAGAAGACGGCCGACTCCCTGCAGACGGCCTCCGAGTCCTTCGAGCGGGTCATGGAGCTGGCGCTCCCCGGCCGCCTGGAAGAGATCCCCGAGGACCTCGGGTACGCGCTGATGGCCCTGCGGGACGCCGCGCGCAATGTGATCTCCGCGATCGGCGCGACCCGCGACAAGTCCGTCCACGACGAGGACGCGGTCCGCAAGCAGGCTCTGGCCGGCGTGGAGGGCATCCACACGGTGGCCGAGCGGATCACCAACGGCTCCGAGTACGACGTCGTCTGGTACGAGCGCCACGACCGCTTCGGCGCCACCGTCCGGGTCGCCCCGCTGTCGGTGTCGGGCCTGCTGCGCGAGAAGCTGTTCGAGGACCGCTCGGTGGTCCTGACCTCGGCCACCCTCAAGCTCGGCGGCGACTTCAACGGGGTCGCGGCCTCGCTGGGCCTGTCCCCCGAGGGAGTCGAGGGGGACGACGTGCCGCTCTGGAAGGGCCTGGACGTCGGCTCGCCCTTCGACTACCCGAAGCAGGGCATCCTCTACGTCGCCAAGCACCTGGCCACGCCGGGTCGCGAGGGCACCCGCGGCGACATGATGGACGAGCTCGCCGAGCTGATCGAGGCGGCCGGCGGCCGTACCCTCGGGCTCTTCTCCTCCATGCGCGGCGCCAAGGCGGCCGCCGAGGAACTGCGCGGCCGGCTCGACAACCCGATCCTGCTCCAGGGCGAGGAGACGCTCGGCGAGCTGATCAAGGCCTTCGCGGCGGACCCGAAGACCTGCCTGTTCGGAACGCTGTCGCTGTGGCAGGGCGTGGACGTGCCCGGACCCAGCTGCCAGCTGGTCGTCATGGACAGGATTCCGTTCCCGCGCCCCGACGACCCGCTGATGAGCGCCCGGCAGAAGTCGGTGGAGGAGCACGGCGGCAACGGCTTCATGGCCGTCGCGGCGACGCATGCCGCCCTGCTGATGGCCCAGGGCGCGGGCCGCCTCGTACGGGCCACGGGGGACCGGGGTGTCGTCGCCGTGCTGGATCCCCGGCTGGCCACGGCACGGTACGGGACCTTCCTGCGGGCCACGCTGCCGGACTTCTGGTACACCACGGACCGCAACCAGGCCCGCCGCTCCCTGGCCGCCATCGACGCTTCCGCCAAGGCCGACGGCAAGTAGGCACCGGGCCGCGGGCATGGAACAACCCCCGGGACCGGCGCAGTGGATCCCGGGGGCTGGATGGTGGCGGCGGGTCAGACCCGACGCAGTACCGCGACGACCTTGCCGAGGATGGTCGCCTCGTCACCGGGGATCGGCTGGTAGGCGGAGTTGTGCGGGAGCAGCCACACGTGGCCGTCCTCGCGCTTGAACCGCTTGACGGTGGCCTCGCCGTCCAGCATCGCGGCGACGATGTCGCCATTCTCCGCGACCGGCTGGCGACGGACCGTGACCCAGTCGCCGTCACAGATGGCGGCTTCGATCATCGAGTCGCCGACGACCTTGAGGACGAAGAGCTCGCCGTCGCCGACGAGCTGGCGGGGGAGCGGGAAGACGTCCTCGACCGACTCCTCGGCGAGGATCGGGCCGCCGGCCGCGATCCGGCCGACCAGGGGAACGTAAGAGGCGGCGGGCTTGCCGGTGGTGTCCGTGGGCTGCGAGCTGGGCTGGTCCGAGCCCCGTACCTCATACGCCCGGGGGCGGTGCGGGTCGCGGCGCAGGAAGCCCTTCCGCTCCAGCGCCATCAGCTGGTGCGCGACCGAGGAGGTGCTGGACAGGCCGACCGCCTGGCCGATCTCCCGCATCGACGGCGGGTAACCCCGCCGCTGCACCGAGTCGCGAATGACTTCGATGACCCTCCGCTGCCGGTCCGTGAGCCCGGAGCTGTCGGCGCGGATGCCTGGAGGTCGACCGGGCAGCGAGCGTGCGGGGCGTACGGGCTCCGCCTCCGGGTTCAGGTTTGCGTCGTTCATGGCATGCACCGGCTCAAGTCGGCTCTGGGAGCGGTTCTGGGCAGTGATGGTGGCGCTGTCTGCGGTGGTGGTCACGTCGGCCCCTCTCGAAATGTTCTCCCTAGCTGGACAACGGTAGTTGCTTTCGAAAGGTTGCGCCAAACACACGTTCGAGTGAAAAATCGCAGATCGTCCCGCGTGGGTACATCGAGGGGTGTATGGACGATCGGTTCGCCGAACGCGGGTTCGGCTCGGCATCCGCCGCTTACGGTACCCTTCCCGGTCGGGTCGCCGCCTTCCGGGCCTGGCTCCAGTGTGGCACCGCGAGGCCTCGTATCCGGCTATCGGACGCTGCGACACGCAGGGTCCAGGAAATCCACCACAACCCAAGATCTAGTGGTTGGATGAGCGCGGCCGCCCAGAAGTTGTGGTCCTCGGTCTGTCGAGGGTCCCGGCATCGCATATGCTTGTGGCTGCTTCACGAGCCCCCGGCAGAGTCTGTCTCTGTCGTTCAGGGGCCTCGTGGGGTGATTCAGTCGTGCCAAGAGGGAGGGTGAGGGAACCATGCACTGCCCCTTCTGCAGGCACCCCGACAGCCGCGTCGTCGACAGCCGCACCACGGACGACGGCACGTCGATCCGCAGGCGCCGTCAGTGCCCCGACTGCTCCCGTCGCTTCACGACGGTGGAGACGGCCTCGCTGATGGTGATCAAGCGCAGCGGGGTGACCGAACCCTTCAGTCGTACCAAGGTCATCTCCGGCGTGCGCAAGGCGTGCCAGGGGCGGCCGGTCACCGAGGACGCCCTCGCCAAGCTCGGCCAGCGGGTCGAGGAGGCGGTGCGCGCCACCGGGAGTGCCGAGCTGACCACCCACGACGTGGGTCTGGCCATACTCGGCCCGTTGCAGGAACTCGATCTGGTCGCCTACCTGCGCTTCGCGTCCGTTTACAAAGCGTTCGACACCCTTGAAGACTTCGAGACCGCCATCGCGGAGCTCCGCGTGCCGCGGCCTCACCCCGAAGAGCGCGAGCCCGGTGGGACCGGTTCGGTCCCCGTGCCCGCCTCCGCCGCCGACTGACCGGACGGCCCGCCCCGCACTGCAATCGCAACGCGGAGCGGCCGGTGAGCCAGGCGAAGAGACGTAGATACAAGACACAGCACCGTGCCGCGGAATAGCGCTGGCACTTTAGGGCGTTTTGCCCGCATTGGGAGGCGGCATGACAGAGACGGCGAGCAGCTCGGCACGTGGTTCCCGCGCCAAGGGGACCAAGGCTGCCAAGGGCGGCCTGCGTATCGAGCGCATCCACACCACCCCCGGCGTGCACCCTTACGACGAGGTGAGCTGGGAGCGCCGTGACGTCGTCATGACCAACTGGCGCGACGGCTCGGTCAACTTCGAGCAGCGTGGCGTCGAATTCCCCGACTTCTGG from Streptomyces sp. NBC_00190 harbors:
- the lexA gene encoding transcriptional repressor LexA; its protein translation is MTTTADSATITAQNRSQSRLEPVHAMNDANLNPEAEPVRPARSLPGRPPGIRADSSGLTDRQRRVIEVIRDSVQRRGYPPSMREIGQAVGLSSTSSVAHQLMALERKGFLRRDPHRPRAYEVRGSDQPSSQPTDTTGKPAASYVPLVGRIAAGGPILAEESVEDVFPLPRQLVGDGELFVLKVVGDSMIEAAICDGDWVTVRRQPVAENGDIVAAMLDGEATVKRFKREDGHVWLLPHNSAYQPIPGDEATILGKVVAVLRRV
- the nrdR gene encoding transcriptional regulator NrdR, with protein sequence MHCPFCRHPDSRVVDSRTTDDGTSIRRRRQCPDCSRRFTTVETASLMVIKRSGVTEPFSRTKVISGVRKACQGRPVTEDALAKLGQRVEEAVRATGSAELTTHDVGLAILGPLQELDLVAYLRFASVYKAFDTLEDFETAIAELRVPRPHPEEREPGGTGSVPVPASAAD
- a CDS encoding ATP-dependent DNA helicase, which encodes MTKPSLPDLLHAAVSAVGGTERPGQVAMAEAVAEAIDDNSHRLIQAGTGTGKSLGYLVPALAHGERVVVATATLALQRQLVERDLPRTVEALHPQLRRRPQFAMLKGRSNYLCLHRLHEGAPQDEEEGLFDQFEAATPTSKLGKDLLRLRDWADETETGDRDDLTPGVSDKAWGQISVSSRECLGATKCAYGAECFAEAARERAKLADVVVTNHALLAIDAIEGAPVLPQHEVLIVDEAHELVSRVTGVATGELTPGQVNRAVKRAAKLVDEKTADSLQTASESFERVMELALPGRLEEIPEDLGYALMALRDAARNVISAIGATRDKSVHDEDAVRKQALAGVEGIHTVAERITNGSEYDVVWYERHDRFGATVRVAPLSVSGLLREKLFEDRSVVLTSATLKLGGDFNGVAASLGLSPEGVEGDDVPLWKGLDVGSPFDYPKQGILYVAKHLATPGREGTRGDMMDELAELIEAAGGRTLGLFSSMRGAKAAAEELRGRLDNPILLQGEETLGELIKAFAADPKTCLFGTLSLWQGVDVPGPSCQLVVMDRIPFPRPDDPLMSARQKSVEEHGGNGFMAVAATHAALLMAQGAGRLVRATGDRGVVAVLDPRLATARYGTFLRATLPDFWYTTDRNQARRSLAAIDASAKADGK